In Fragaria vesca subsp. vesca linkage group LG5, FraVesHawaii_1.0, whole genome shotgun sequence, the genomic stretch CTGTTACGCTTGCAAGTGTTTTGGGTGCCATTAGTATCTCAGGCATCCTAAAACATGCTCAACAATTGCACACACTTGCTTGCAAACTTGGGTTGCTTGGTAATGTTATTGCTGCTACTGCTATGCTTGATGCATACTCCAAGTGTGGAAGCCCTGATGATGCTTGCAGATTGTTTAGTGAGCTCAAAGTCTTTGACACAATATTGCTTAATTTGATGATCACTGTGTACTCCAATTGTGGTAGAATTGAAGATGCAAAACAGATTTTTATGGCAATGCCGAGTAAAAGCATAATATCATGGAATTCAATGATGGTTGGCTTTAGTCAAAATGGTTGTCCAATTGAAGCAGTAGATCTTTTCAGACAAATCAATGTGCTGGACTTGAGAATGGACAAGTTCAGCCTAGCTAGTGTGCTAAGTTCATGTGCAAGTATTTCCTCACTTGAATATGGAGAACAGGTTTTTGCCAGAGCTACCATCATTGGGCTTGATGACGATGAAATTGTTTCCAACTCACTTGTTGATTTCTATTGTAAGTGCGGCCTTGTTGAAAATGCACGAAAGTTGTTTGATAGGATGATGAAGTCTAATGAAGTCCCTTGGAATTCTATGCTAATTGGATATGCAACAAATGGGCATGGAAGTGAAGCACTGGCTCTTTTCAATGAAATGAGGCTTGCTGGTGTGAAACCCAATGAAATTACATTTACAGGGGTTTTGTCTGCCTGTGATCATTGTGGGTTGGTCGAAGAGGGAAGGAAATGGTTTTATAAGATGAAACAGGACTATCATATTGACCCGTATATTGAACACTATGCTTGTATGATCGATCTTTTTTCCCGAGCTGGTTGCCTTGAGGAAGCAATTAGTCTAGTTGAAGCAATGCCCTTTGAATTAGACGCCAGCATATTGTCATCAGTCTTGAGGGGCTGTGTGTCTCATGGACACAAAGATCTTGCGAAGAAAATGGCAGAGCGAATCATTGAGCTTGATCCTGAGAATTCAGGTGCTTATGTACAGCTTTCTAATGCACTTGCAGGCGTCAATGAGTGGGAAGGATCTGCCCAGATTAGACAAATGATGAGAGATAGGAGCATACAAAAGAATCCTGCTTGCAGCTGGTTTGATCGTTGAACAATTGAACAATTGAATCTTATGGGAAACAAAAATCTATTGGCACCTGACAGTCTGACAGAGATGGACTTGAAAAGCAAATCAATAGTTGTGGGTTGAAATGAGAGGACGTATTGGAGTGCCAGTGATTGCACACACACTGGATTTTATTTTTTTAATTTTTTGTACATACTGGCGAGAGCTCAAAGCCTCAAACCATCTATTGTGCTGTTCATTACACATGTTTCGGGGCAGAATAAAGATTAAGAAGACTAGTTTCCTTCTCAGGAACACTCTTCCATATCGTGCTAAGTCAAGGCCTAGAGGGGCAAGATAACATCCTCCTACTTTAGTACTTGCAAGCCACTATTCTACTGCCCATTTTACTTGCTTCAACTCTTCTTTCAGGTTAGTTCTCTCTCCTCTCATGTGATCCCTCGTTTTGTCTATCCGTTGTTATATTTTTGTGTGGAATAACTATCAATTTTATTCCAGTTTATGGATCTGTTTGCTGTTGTTGTTACTTGTTAGATAGCTCATCTGCCAAGAGTAATGGAACTTTATAGCTGATATCAAACTAATTTTTTTTTTTTTTTTTTTTTAAATTAATAACTGTGGGTTACTGTTTATTCAGACCTTTCTGTCTTTTGCTGTTGTTGTTAGATAGCTCCATCTGCCAAAGAGTAATGGAACTTTATAGCTGATACTATTTTTTTCTTTAAGTTTCTGTGGGTTACTGTCTTTTCAGATCTTTCTTTCTTGGAATGTGTTGTATATGGTGTGTTGATATGGTCAGCTGTTGTAGTCATTTGAGCCTCTTAACATTGATCAAATCTAGGAATTTGTTTGGGGCAATCAATGAAGTTTAGCAAACCTTTTATTTCTTTTTAAAAATAAAAGAACAAAAACTAATGTTTCTGAAATTCTTTGATTGATCTTTGTTGTTGGTCCTCAATTTGTTCAAGTTGCATTGTTAGTCTATTCTCAGATGATACAAGTTATGAGCTTTCCAGTTTGTTTTTGAGTGGTTTACTGGATGTAAAAGAAAGACAATACAAAAGTATGACGCTATGTTAGATTATTGATGGATTCTTTAGGATTTTGTCGGATGAATACTGATCTGTAATCTTTCCAGTGGTTGTTGCTATTACTGAATGGAGAAAGGAATACAAGTGGATGGACATTTAGTAAGTTTTGATTTGTAACATCCCACAGGGGCAAGGCATGTTGTAAAGGCTTGCCCCTCCCCCTTCCCCTGCCTGGTACGCACCAGTGCCATCTTTAGCGAAATGTTTCTGCATTGAATCTTCTGTTACAATGTTGATGTAAAACGAATACACTGGTATTTCATAATTGTGAATACAACTGCCTTGTTCATATTTCTAATCAACAGCTGGTGTTTGGGACGAATATAGGCAGGGTTTCAACCGTTTCTAGAAGGTCATCTGGGGAAAGGCACATTGGCATCACAACAAATGGAAAAACAAAGCCAACACTAGTTTTATTGGGTTGTTTTGACGTTTTCGTTGTACAATACCAAGACTGAAAAACGTATCACGCGCACTTGTTTGCCAACTGTGGAATGCCCCGACCGGCCAACCTGAGTCTGGCCCCTCACTCATGTCATTAGGGCTAAAGTAAGACATGATCAAACTTGATTCAGATTAACTAGTATAGTAGGTTTATTTTTTCGATAGATACTAGTATAGTAGGTTGCTAGATTCGCAAATGCACCCAATTGGCGACAGAAGGAAACAATCTTTCTGTAATCATCCATGGTGATCCACTTGAGGTAAAGCCTACCTCTTTGCTGGATTCATAACCATCGGTTGTTTAGGTTGTAAACAGGATCCAATCTACCGTAGATTGGGGATCTTATAATCTCAATAAGCATTAAAAAAAATTACTAATCTCATCATTGGAGCATCTTAGAAGCTAGTCAGGGAGACGTTACGTTTGGTGTCAAAACCACCAAATTTTAAAAAAATTGCATGACGACCACATTAACTTGAAATAAACGAAAATTGATAACATTTTTAATTGAGTAAATAACTCAAATGTTTTGTGTTTTTTTTTAGAGTATCAACGACGGTATAAGGATCTTGTTCAGAACGTTTCATTTCCTCTAATCATCAAGAATAAATTGAGATTTAATTCCAATCAGCGTTAGTTAAAATTCAAACCTGGGTAGGTTTTTACCGACTCGACTCGACTAGATTAAAACAACTCAAATGGTGCTACAGATATTTCGTGCGTCGGTCTCAATCTGTATGTCCAGTGACTGTCCAATTTTGTCCATCATGGGCAAGTGTCAAGTGTTTTGGCTCGATCAAGTCCAAAACGTCACCGTCTGAGGACGTCAGGTAGTAAAGCTGTGAGCTCCAGAGCAGCCCAGACCAAGTTGAACACACCGACGCCAACACACGCGTCTCACACCTCCCTCCCTCCTCCTCCACAAAACGGCGTCGTCTCCGCTCCTCCTCCGCCTCCTGAATCATATGTGGGTGCCAGCTTTCCAGGTACTTTACCGCATGGCTACTCCACCTCGGATCTGATTCTCATTCTCTTGGCTATCTCCATTGTTCATGTATCGGATCAGATCTTGTTCATTTGTTATGTATATTTAGGTTTATTCTTTGTTGAAAGATTAAGCAAAGAAACAAAGAAAATGGAGACGTATAGTGGAAGTTCCCCAAAAAAGAGATTAGATCAAGGATCCAATACCCATTCCCTTTCCTCAGGATTTGAGTTAGAACCTGAGCCATCTGGTCACAATCATCATAGGTTTCACTCAATGAACGCCCTAGAAATCTTGAGGGAAACGGTTCGCATTCTCCGCTTTAATTCTTGGGGGTTTTTGGCAATTGCCATCTTGCTGATTAGCCCTGTGTCTGCCGCCATGCTTTTGTCCAATATGCTAGTTGATCACTCACTTGTAAAGAGACTAACTGTAAGGATGTTACTAATTGCCAAGTCCAGTGGACTCCCATTGAGGCCTTTCGTCAGTCACTCGTGCCAGAAGCTTGCCGAGACGGCTATCTCGTCCGCTATGTGCTTTCCTTTGTACATCACATTGTCCTTGTTGTCCAAAGCCGCGCTTGTGTACTCTGTGTATTGGAGCTATTCCCATAAGAAGTTTGACGCGTCCAAGTTTTACTTGGTCATGTGCAAAATATGGAGGCGGCTTGTTTCTACTTTTGTGTGGATGTGTATGGTGGTTGTTGGTTGCATCGCCTTGTTTTTGATGGTTCTTCTTGCAGTGTGCAATACATGTTCTGTATTTGGGTTGTCGCCTCAGCTTATCATATATGCCGCAATAATGGTTGGGCTTATCTTCTCGGTTGTTTTTGCTAATGCTATTATTATTTGCAACATTGCAATGGTGATATGTGTTTTGGAGGATGTCTCAGGACCAGAGGCATTGGTTCAGTCTGGAGCTTTAATCAGGGGGCAGACTCAGGTTGGTCTACTCATATTTCTTGGATCCACAGTTGGAATGGCTTTTGTTGAGGGCTTATTTGAGCATAGAGTGAAGACGCTGAGCTATGGTGATGGGTCTTCCCGCATATGGGAAGGGCCTCTTTTGGTGGTTATGTATTCATTTGTAGTGCTTATTGACTCTATGATGAATGCTGTTTTCTACTTCAGTTGCAGATCTTTTAGGATGGAAACATCTTTAGAAGGTGAATCTGATTCAATTATGGAAACGATGACTTTTTCTGCTGAATCAGTTGGTATTCAATGACACTGGATGTGCCATTACCATAATTCTTTGGTTCAATAATGATGAAGACGGTAGCTGCTGGGTGTGGTTACCACGGATTAAACAGTGCAGACTTGTGCATTTTGGTAGACCTTCCATACAAAGGTTCAGGGGAGGCTGTAACTTCAAGTGCTTCAATTTCTTGAACATATGCTTCATTTGAGTGCACTGTGCAGAGTTG encodes the following:
- the LOC101307497 gene encoding uncharacterized protein LOC101307497, encoding METYSGSSPKKRLDQGSNTHSLSSGFELEPEPSGHNHHRFHSMNALEILRETVRILRFNSWGFLAIAILLISPVSAAMLLSNMLVDHSLVKRLTVRMLLIAKSSGLPLRPFVSHSCQKLAETAISSAMCFPLYITLSLLSKAALVYSVYWSYSHKKFDASKFYLVMCKIWRRLVSTFVWMCMVVVGCIALFLMVLLAVCNTCSVFGLSPQLIIYAAIMVGLIFSVVFANAIIICNIAMVICVLEDVSGPEALVQSGALIRGQTQVGLLIFLGSTVGMAFVEGLFEHRVKTLSYGDGSSRIWEGPLLVVMYSFVVLIDSMMNAVFYFSCRSFRMETSLEGESDSIMETMTFSAESVGIQ
- the LOC101307209 gene encoding putative pentatricopeptide repeat-containing protein At1g77010, mitochondrial-like; translation: MNLELHSLVNILHSCNTHLSLYLGKQLHLTFLKKGLINSTVTIGNRLLQMYVKCGTMDDALNLFDEMAHRNGFSWNTLLEGYIKSGDQERALNLFDSMACKDDFTWSLVVSGFVKAGKLEVARALFDDMPRRNWVVWNSMINGYAKHGRSRDALRLFKDLSLKPLEVSHEKKFIFATVVGACAELVALGCGKQIHARIVTDGVEFDNVLASSLVNFYGKCGDLDSASQVLNLMNEPDDYSLSAMVSGFANGGRMNDARRVFDTKSNPDVVLWNSLISGYVISNETIGGALLLFKEMLINGVHGNSVTLASVLGAISISGILKHAQQLHTLACKLGLLGNVIAATAMLDAYSKCGSPDDACRLFSELKVFDTILLNLMITVYSNCGRIEDAKQIFMAMPSKSIISWNSMMVGFSQNGCPIEAVDLFRQINVLDLRMDKFSLASVLSSCASISSLEYGEQVFARATIIGLDDDEIVSNSLVDFYCKCGLVENARKLFDRMMKSNEVPWNSMLIGYATNGHGSEALALFNEMRLAGVKPNEITFTGVLSACDHCGLVEEGRKWFYKMKQDYHIDPYIEHYACMIDLFSRAGCLEEAISLVEAMPFELDASILSSVLRGCVSHGHKDLAKKMAERIIELDPENSGAYVQLSNALAGVNEWEGSAQIRQMMRDRSIQKNPACSWFDR